A region from the Drosophila takahashii strain IR98-3 E-12201 chromosome 2L, DtakHiC1v2, whole genome shotgun sequence genome encodes:
- the LOC108062577 gene encoding alpha-tocopherol transfer protein isoform X1: MVAYMCNDKQTFCMGLGTFGPILRLSFTLEVERIATHQMTTSIGSRTMPTIEHKLNITEEEVPEHIRRLAEEQGECPSSKDQIIEQFRSYILERNDCQPHRNDAKYLEKFLRARYWKIESSYRLLCSYYKFREHNKSFYEKVRPLDLRHIGQSDILTVTPYRDQHGHRILIYRFGLWRPNRVTVDDIFRATIVLQELGSLEPISQIVGGVGIFDLKDLGLEHILHLSPSVAQKMIALLVTSMPIRTSALHIVNQNWVFNAAFKIFKPFLNAAMREKLYIHGSDMSSLHKHINPEHLPKRYGGLHEDYSYTLWLDMLKEQCTGNGVQKDMEQLGFIFD; the protein is encoded by the exons ATGGTCGCATACATGTGTAACGACAAACAAACATTTTGCATGGGACTGGGAACATTTGGTCCGATTCTGAGGCTCAGTTTCACACTTGAAGTCGAGCGGATCGCAACCCATCAAATG ACGACCAGCATTGGATCTCGCACCATGCCCACAATTGagcacaaattaaatatcacgGAGGAGGAGGTTCCGGAGCACATCCGTCGACTTGCTGAGGAGCAGGGCGAGTGTCCCAGTTCCAAGGACCAGATCATCGAACAATTCCGCAGCTACATTTTAG AACGCAATGACTGCCAACCACATCGCAACGATGCAAAATATCTGGAAAAATTTCTAAGAGCTCGCTACTGGAAAATCGAAAGCAGCTACAGATTG CTCTGCAGTTACTATAAATTTCGGGAGCACAACAAAAGCTTCTATGAGAAAGTTCGTCCTTTGGACCTTCGTCATATTGGACAGTCGGATATATTGACAGTAACGCCCTATCGGGATCAACACGGCCACCGCATACTCATCTATCGATTTGGCCTTTGGCGACCCAATCGAGTGACCGTGGACGATATATTCCGGGCCACCATTGTCCTGCAGGAGCTGGGCAGCTTGGAACCCATCTCACAGATCGTCGGAGGAGTGGGAATCTTTGACCTGAAGGATCTGGGCCTGGAACACATACTCCATCTGAGTCCTAGTGTGGCTCAAAAGATGATAGCTCTCTTAGTG ACCTCCATGCCAATAAGGACATCTGCCCTTCATATTGTGAACCAGAACTGGGTCTTTAATGCGGCATTCAAGATATTTAAGCCTTTTCTCAATGCCGCCATGCGAGAAAAGCTCTACATCCATGGCAGTGATATGTCCTCCCTGCACAAGCACATAAATCCTGAACATCTTCCCAAGCG TTATGGTGGCTTGCACGAAGATTACTCTTATACGCTCTGGTTGGATATGCTGAAGGAGCAGTGCACAGGCAATGGTGTCCAAAAGGATATGGAACAATTGGGATTCATATTTGActag
- the LOC108062577 gene encoding alpha-tocopherol transfer protein isoform X2, protein MPTIEHKLNITEEEVPEHIRRLAEEQGECPSSKDQIIEQFRSYILERNDCQPHRNDAKYLEKFLRARYWKIESSYRLLCSYYKFREHNKSFYEKVRPLDLRHIGQSDILTVTPYRDQHGHRILIYRFGLWRPNRVTVDDIFRATIVLQELGSLEPISQIVGGVGIFDLKDLGLEHILHLSPSVAQKMIALLVTSMPIRTSALHIVNQNWVFNAAFKIFKPFLNAAMREKLYIHGSDMSSLHKHINPEHLPKRYGGLHEDYSYTLWLDMLKEQCTGNGVQKDMEQLGFIFD, encoded by the exons ATGCCCACAATTGagcacaaattaaatatcacgGAGGAGGAGGTTCCGGAGCACATCCGTCGACTTGCTGAGGAGCAGGGCGAGTGTCCCAGTTCCAAGGACCAGATCATCGAACAATTCCGCAGCTACATTTTAG AACGCAATGACTGCCAACCACATCGCAACGATGCAAAATATCTGGAAAAATTTCTAAGAGCTCGCTACTGGAAAATCGAAAGCAGCTACAGATTG CTCTGCAGTTACTATAAATTTCGGGAGCACAACAAAAGCTTCTATGAGAAAGTTCGTCCTTTGGACCTTCGTCATATTGGACAGTCGGATATATTGACAGTAACGCCCTATCGGGATCAACACGGCCACCGCATACTCATCTATCGATTTGGCCTTTGGCGACCCAATCGAGTGACCGTGGACGATATATTCCGGGCCACCATTGTCCTGCAGGAGCTGGGCAGCTTGGAACCCATCTCACAGATCGTCGGAGGAGTGGGAATCTTTGACCTGAAGGATCTGGGCCTGGAACACATACTCCATCTGAGTCCTAGTGTGGCTCAAAAGATGATAGCTCTCTTAGTG ACCTCCATGCCAATAAGGACATCTGCCCTTCATATTGTGAACCAGAACTGGGTCTTTAATGCGGCATTCAAGATATTTAAGCCTTTTCTCAATGCCGCCATGCGAGAAAAGCTCTACATCCATGGCAGTGATATGTCCTCCCTGCACAAGCACATAAATCCTGAACATCTTCCCAAGCG TTATGGTGGCTTGCACGAAGATTACTCTTATACGCTCTGGTTGGATATGCTGAAGGAGCAGTGCACAGGCAATGGTGTCCAAAAGGATATGGAACAATTGGGATTCATATTTGActag